One Aspergillus oryzae RIB40 DNA, chromosome 2 genomic window carries:
- a CDS encoding putative quinol monooxygenase (predicted protein): MTSGEFYNIVKLVPKPGKFNELLEAFKSFSEHVQANEPKTQIYCALRPDKTEELVFIEKYTDLDNLKAHGTSPEFKKFSKAIGPLLAGAPEMTKADFVGGFEGRSKL, translated from the exons ATGACCAGCGGCGAATTCTATAACATCGTGAAGCTCGTGCCTAAGCCGGGCAAATTCAACGAG CTTCTGGAAGCTTTCAAATCATTCTCGGAGCATGTCCAGGCAAACGAGCCCAAGACGCAAATCTACTGTGCTCTTCGTCCTGACAAGACCGAGGAGTTGGTGTTTATTGAGAA GTATACCGATTTGGACAATCTGAAGGCCCATGGGACGTCCCCTGAGTTCAAGAAGTTCTCCAAGGCCATTGGGCCTTTGCTTGCAGGGGCTCCGGAGATGACGAAAGCTGACTTTGTTGGTGGGTTTGAGGGAAGATCGAAGCTTTAA